CAATTGGTTTCAATTATGAAATCTAGGGTTTTGATTTAAACAATACTAGAATTCGATTTTAGCAATATGTGatcaaggtttcaaggcctttaggatttAAATTCGAGATTCAGATTATACAATCAATCCATCAATTCTAAAACTCAGATCATCAATcattcaatcaagcaagaacaatttaaaatcgatttcaagctttagggttttagggttttcgattccaagatttagggtttttataATTCAGAtcagaacaatcaatcaacatGTTCTAATAGAATCTATTTCAATCTAGTGATTATAAGATGATCAGTTTTAGGTTATACcaatttttagggtttatcaaGAACACTGGATTTCCATAATAATGGATCAGGGTTTTAAGGTTTGATCATTATGTTCTTAGATTAATTGGTATACCTCTGTTTGTAGGGctgaaaccggaccaccaaagagaaTGGATGAACCTCGAGCTGCACACGGACGGACACGAGCTGGCAGTCGTCGGATGCGAGCTGAACGGGACGAGACGCGTCTGCTTCCTATCGGGTTCGCGAGCTGCTTTCTATCGGGTTTGCAAGCGGCTGATCAGGATTGCGAGCTGGTTAATCGGGAACACGAGCTGGCTGTGATGCGAATGGAAGCTGaggtcgtctaggatcaggaacaccttagGGATAGAGCTGATCGGTTGTTGACGAGCTGGAACGCGAGTTAGGACGAATTAGGGTTCGTTGGGGTTAGGTTTAAAGTCGCCGACTAGGTTAGGGTTTAAGGGGTTGGTGATTTTAGCTTAGATTGCAGAGaacaatcgtgctgataacgtgttgtaaaagtaTGGAATTTGTCTGTCTATTAGTAATGAATCAATGGGGTTCCTTTTAtgaggattacaagatagagataaatggaatgTATACAAATCCTAATCCATCTAAATTTAGGATAACtacaaatataagaaaaaggaaatagGGTTTCATTTTCTCCTAATCTagtagccgcctctctctctctctaaagtcggccgcctctctctctcctctctctagggtttcagccatctctctctcttctaggtattgggccggttatggacattcaTCACTTGATTTATAACAAACAGCACATTTAAAAAACTCAAGCGCGTAAGTATACGCGCTTCTCCAAAATCGAACTCAAGCGACTCCGCAACCCTAACACTTCTCTGCATCAAAACGACGGTTATCTCAGCCATTGCTGCTCTCCGTCGCCTGCTCAGGCACGATTAAAGCCTCTCCTCCCTCCATCTCGAAGATCCCCTTGTGTTTTCAAGGAATGGCAGCTTTTTCAACCGGTTACGGCGAAGCTCGCATGCCAGCTGTCTCTCTTCCGTCGCAGTTCACGACTCCTGCTTCTGCGACTCACAATCTCGACTCCTCACTCGTTGATGCCATACATGACTCCTCTCCCGTCGATGCCGTCACTGATGTTGATGTTGTTGCTATTGTTGCTGATGGTGCTCAACCACCGGAAATATCCgaacttgaagaagaagatggggaaCAACTCGACGAAGCTGAGGGAACTAACTTCGTAAGGTCCTTGGGAGCGTGGTCCAAGCCCCTTCACTTCACTCCCCCTCTGACCCCTCCGGAACCTGCAACTCCAAGGCTAGGAGTCTCTGAGGCGGTTATGTGTCAGATAGATTCTTTCTGGCCAACGATTGGTGAGGCTATCATCAATGGTCCCAAGACTAAGAAGGGACACACATCGTTATCTGTACAAGCACCGCCACAACTACCGGTAAAAACAATTCCACCTCCGGCTCTTAAGGAAGATGGTAGCCTTCGATTCCCATGGGCTGCTCGCATGAACCAGTCCACTAGGAATCTCTTCTGTGCTACTGAACCGACTTATCGTCTAGATGGCACACCTCAAATCACAATTCCCTCTAAGGTACTTAGACTAGGACCGGAGAATAAGGAAGCATATGTCGTTGGACAGTTTCATAGGTGTTCAATTCCTCCTGGAGGTCTTATACATGCAGTTCTAAATAGGTTATGGGGTCGGGAATGTAGGATTACCTGTCGGAAGTTAGAAAACTCGTCATTTTTATTCCATATTCCTCATGAAAATACTCGTAAATTGGTTATTCAACGGGGCGTGTGGCATGTTGATGATTGTCTACTTTTTGTGGCTCCTTGGAGTCATGTTGACTCTTTCAAAACACCTGAGATCTCGACCTTGCCAGTGTGGGTTACTCTTAAAAATATTCCAGATTCTTGCTTCTCTAGACTTGGCATCAGCCACATAGCATCGGGTTTGGGAGAGCCAATGCTTACTCACAAGCCTCGTTTAGATCCAACAAACATGGGAGAAGCTAAAATACTAGTTGAAGTGGAGTTGGATAAACCGTTCCCGAAGCTCATTGCACTTGATGACAAGCAAAGTAATATCTACTTGGTAGAAGTTGAGTACTCTTGGATTCCTAGTGCATGTGAAAGGTGTGGTGCACTTGGTCATAAAGAGAAAAGTGCTTATTACCACCTCAGCCACATGATTCTGGTCCTATTACAAAGGAGACTCAAGTTACAAATGAAGAGGTTCCAATGGTGGACATTGTCAAGCTGCTGCAAAGCTCAAGCTCACCTACTACCCATCAAACACATGAGATTTCAAAAAAAGTCATTGGCCACCCTTCTGTCCGAGGGTGCATTTGCTAGTCCGATCACACATTCGCATGAGGTACACACTACCCCTTGCTCTCAGATTGATAACACTTTACCTCTATTAGCAGCCGATGAAGCTGCGCCAACTCAGTCACGTATTATGGAAGATATTCCATCACATTCTATCATTTTGGAAGGCTCTCAAGCTTCTGAAACTGAGCAAGCAATTGATCCTCATTCTCCTCTAGATCATCAACGATTCCATATGGAGCCGGAAACTCCGCTTGCATATGGGAAAGGTATTGGTTTTGATGTGGTTGGAGACTCCTCTAGTTATGATATAACTCAAGGAGGAAGGACAATAAAACCAACACAAAAGGTTCAAGATATGGGATGGACAAGAATTAGTGGAAGAGGTAAACAAGGTCGTCGAGACCGAGGGAACTACAACCACTAGTTAATGTCTTATTTTGTCTTGCTTTCTTGGATTCAAATGTGAATCTTTATCTGAGGTCTTTTTAAACCCTTTTATTTATTGCAAACTTTATCAAACTTATGAGTGTATGTTCTTGCAGTTTAATTTGAAAGTcctttttcgaaaaaaaaaaaatcaaattctcCTATTATTCTATGAAATCATTAAATGTCAATAAACCGTGTAACGTGTAAGACCAAAACAATTGTAGGCCATCTTTTTCAATAGAACAGCCCTGATCCATTCGTTTAGCATAGGTTAAGTTGTTGACCTTTAACATTTCATTTATACAGAGAAATAAAAGCAAGAGGCATGTTCcttgcttctctctctctctgtctcaaCGTGAAAAGTCATTCCTTTCTTCAATTTCTCTCTCCTTTATAAACCATCATTCTCAACTGTTCCAGTCTCACCATTAACCATCAACAATGGCTTCACCAACTTCATTTCTCTCCATCTTCCTCTGCCTCGTCGCCTTCCTCTTCATTACAGTCTCCGCAGATCCCGACATGCTCCAAGACCTCTGCGTTGCTGATCTCTCCTCTGgtaataaaaactttatttatcTCCATTCatcttatctttttattttcttgaataataatctttttttaacgAACTTTCAGGAATCAAAGTCAACGGCTTCCCTTGCAAAGACGCAGCCAACGTCTCCTCACTCGATTTCTTCTCACAAGGAATAGCAAACCCAGGTCTCACCAACAACACATTCGGAGCTTTAGTCACAGGCGCCAACGTGATGACCATCCCAGGACTCAACACGCTCGGCGTCTCCCTCGCTCGCATCGACTACGCGCCAGGCGGCTTAAACCCGCCTCACACTCACCCGCGCGCCACCGAAGTCGTCTACGTCCTCGAAGGTACCCTCGACGTCGGGTTTCTCACCACCGCCAATAGGCTCATCTCTCAGTCTCTCAAGAAAGGTGACGTCTTCGCTTTCCCCAGAGGACTTGTTCATTTCCAGAAGAACAACGGTCGTGTCCCTGCTGCCGTTATCGCTGCTTTCAATAGTCAGCTTCCTGGAACTCAGTCTCTTGGTGCTACTCTGTTCGGTTCTACGCCTCCTGTTCCTGATGAGATCTTGTCTCAAGCGTTTCAGACAACTCCGAGAATTGTTAGAAACATTAAAAGCAGGTTCCAGCCCAAGAAATGATCATTTCCAAATTTTCATTACCGGGTTTGTCTGGTTTTGTCAGGTTCTGTTTTCTAAAGGAATGATTTTTactcatttttatttatcttgtgtAATAAAAGTGTTAaccaataaattcatcattgaGTGTTCATTTGAGTTCCattgttttaatgtattatCTTCTGTATAAtccagttttattttatttttgggttcaaAGTTGACTAGAAACAGGTAAGCTGATGTTGATCTTAGTTTAAGACTTCaaatataatatgaaagcaGGTAAGCTacttaatcatataatataatcaACTTGATAGACTTACACGTATGGGCATAATAAAACTGATTAGTTAATTGATAAGATTCAAATCTTAAACTTCCCCCATGTGCTGCGTCTTTCAAAACCTAAATGTACATCATATGGCCAGCTAATTAGATCATTGTAGTTAATTAGCTAAAGCTAATTCTGTAAACAGAAGATTCTTGCAACATACTCAAGGTTCATACATTACCTTATACTCATAGAGTCCGGCTGCATTAACCTGGGGCATAGAGTCCGGCTGCGCTATTAAGCACCTCTGTATCAAGCAGCTACACTCCGAGAGACGATAAGCAGTCAGTAACATTTGAGTACATCATGAAAGGAGATTACCTGACTAGAGATATAGATTCATGTGTGAATTAGCTCATTTCTCATACATCGGTTTTAATGAATACATCATGAAACCAAAAACATTCGAGAGGAGATTAGTCATGCATCCACATTCACAGTTTGAGAACAGAGCTAACAGATGATGTAAATGGATGGATATGCAACATTACTGAAAGTTGAAAAATGAAGACAAAGACAATAAGTAAAAAGTTACAAACAAAGAGAAACATTTACAAAACAATTGTTATTAAGTTTGGTTGGATGAGCAAGTATTCACATCATTATGTTCTTACTACATGTCAGCGAAGATTAACAGAAAGTAAAAGTCCATGTAATCGTTGGCCTTTCAAATCAactatctaaattttttttttttaaatacctatatatattaaatcaacccGTATAAACGGAAATTTTAGATCCGGTTACAAGCAAGTTTTATACAAAATTCCCAAAATCAAACTATTACATAAATTAGCTTCGCCCACCCAATAAACCCGGCACGTTCCGCTATTCTGCTTCTCATAATTCTTCAGAATTGGTTACCGTTCTCAGCCGTTAACGATAATCACAAAAATGTGAGGTTCTCCTTGCCTCGGATACCGAGACTTCTCGTGTCGTTTCCGGAGTAGCTAGCTCCCAAAAAACTCCATACTTGCAACCATCTCTAAACATGAAGCTCCAAACGACAAATAGGGGAGAGTTTTGGGTACATACCAGAGCTTTGCTAATGCCACCAAAGCTGACTTGTACACAGCACCACACAGCACTTGAAACCGCCTCCCGACCGAACCGAAGCTCGCTACTGCTGCCACAGAACCTGTACACCAAATAGGCCTGACCTCCAAGCCACACACCAATACAAGAGAGCTCTAACGACTCACACGCAAATCAGCCAGCTACACTACCAATGACGAGTCAAGCAACCCTTCACCGGTACTGGGATGGTAGCTGAACACAAGAGAGACACCACCACGGAAGACCAATCTGTGACGTCTCTTGCCGTCTTCGAAAACCGAAGAAACGGAGAAGGTGACTCGCAAACTAATCCACTTGTGTCAATAGTGAACCAACAGATAAAGCACAAGAGCTCGACTCCAATAGAGAAACGGCCGTTAAACTAATGAAGTCCTCGAACTGATGACGTGATGATGAAGCCGGAAAGACAAGTGTAGAGCCGAGGAGAGCTTGAAACAGCCATAGACGACTGTGTAGGACTCAACTAGGCACTTCAACACGAGCCATATACAGCCATAGATGACTGTGGAGACTGAGTACAACCAACACCAGCGTAACCAACCTCGACTCGCCTCCGGAGAGAACCAATCTCCGAGTTGTCTTTGTTTCACCGCAGATGGAGACGAATCCCGACGACGCCGTAAGGGTTCCCGGCTCCACTCGAAGAAAACACACACCACACCGAACAAGAGCAGTAACGACGCCACTGCCTCACCGTAACGGCGAGCCAACTCACCACCACGAACATGGAGGCCTCGAGAGAAGATCTAGATTCTTCTTATAAGTAATAGTGGTGAGGGATGGAGGTAAACTATAGCCTCTCTAAACTTAAAGCCTTTTTTAGTATTCAAAATGTTAAACCCACAAGGAGGAATTCACATGAAAAAAAGCGGGAAGAACTGGTTGGTGTTAATTTAGGTTTGGTTGGTGTTAATAACTAAAACTAAACACTAAGAAAGCTTAGGGAAACTACTAAGTCAATATATCAAAAGGCTTTCATATAGGTGAAGTGGTCTCTTGGGTTACTAACTTACTATGTTGAGCATGGTTTGTTTCACCAAAGTTCTTGTAGAAGAACTGTAAAAATATAACGTAGAGAGAAACATATTCATAGTTATAGAAATAGAAGTATTAATGGATACTTATGTATAATCAAGAAGCATAAAGATGATCCAAAATAAGAAAAGACATAAAAATGAGTAACTTTGTTTGTTTAAAATCAATCCTTGCGACTCTGCAAAGCATCATCCAGATCAAGTTCTAACCCAACACGGTTCCTTATAGACGCAGCTGCATGAGAAGAGGTCGCTTTGTGCATCCTCTCCAACGCCTGAAACCTCTCGGCATCAAACCTTTGGGTTTTCAACAACTTCCTCTGCCTCGAGAGAAACAAtctcttcataagatcttgatAAGTCGGATCACTCGAAGTTATCAAGAAGTAAGCATACCCCAAGATGATACTTGTCGCCGTAGCGAAGAACGTGATTGGTTCCATCACATCCCACGAGAACTCCCAGAAAGTTAGTGTAACGAAGAGACTGATCTGAACTATCGCTGTAGCCAGACCGAACCAGAGTATTTTCCTCACTTGTCTGTGAGCTAATACATCGATCTCTTCCTTCATGGTCCTCATCTTGTTGAACTCTTCCTTGATCTGAGCTTCCTCTGGAGTTTCATCCGTAGGGAACACTCGTCTGATCAGATCCACCACCTTCAAAAAATCAACACAAAATGGCGATGGTTAagtgagaaaaaaacaaagagaaacaaAGAGCTTTCTTGATTCGGACAGGACCTTGTCTGGATGAAGATACACTTTATCCCGGAAGATCAAGACGACGCCGGCATCGTCGAGGACGCGAGCGAAGACTGAGCTTCGTCGGCAGATCTAACGAGACCCATTCCCTGAGAGGCTTCAAGAAGTGCACTGTAAGGGACGACGTCTCTCTCCGCGGTACCGacaagcttcttcttcatgtCTTCAAGATTCACCAGCCTCATTAGCTTCTTTGCCTCCGTTAGAgtgatctccttcttcttttgctCCTACTCGTCCGGTGATGTTTTGGCGGTGAAGCTCCTAAACCCACCACCAAGAAGACATGTCCTCGTTGAAGAAGAAGCTCTAAACGCGCTGGACAGTACAGTGCGCCTTATCACACTCATTGACCACATTTTCGCTTACTCACGATTCGAAGATCTGATCTCGATCTAGAGTTGCGTGAATGCTAAGAAATTAAATATGCCTCGCATATCAAGAACTAAAAAGCCATGAGAAAtgagaattaataaaaaaatatatgtgtgATTTGATTCGATAAACAATGACTTAACGTATTCAATTTAATATTCTGAAACTCTTTTATATAGTCCATAACATTACACGATTATGgaaatacaagaaaaaaaaagaagaggagaagcaCGAAGCCATTAACTATAGAACaggtaaaggaaaaaaaaaaagctttggtGATACATgagcattgttttttttttttgctaaattgtaaatatcattCATGAATGAAAGTTTGGTTACAACAAAGTTGAACCAGATTCTGCTCGAAAGCTGGTTTGTTCTTAGAAGccgcaaaaaattaaaaaactccTAAGAAACATGAAGAATTAAACCAAGATAGACGACATACGCCAATCCTAGTGTTAATTAAATTCAGAACAAAAGACAACACAACACCCTAATCACAGCGCTTCTTGCACATCAGGATAAACCGAAATGAGCAAGAGTGATAGTTGTAAGGCAAGCTGAACGAGCACTCACCAGCAGGTGGCTCCTAACGGTTTGGACGGAGGCGGCAGCTACGGCTCCGGAACACCAAAGGAGGAGGACGTCGAACAACAGagccaaaaaaaactaactcgGCTTGAATACCAAAATGTGAACTCGATGTGTCGTCGCTGACGGTGAAGAGCATATCTTGTCAAACGCAGGCGGTATAATCAGCCATCCGGCCACGCGACAGTAATCTTGCGACAGAGATATCAAGTCCAAAACAATGGCAACGCCGGAGCTATGAAGAAGCGGGTTGAAGTACAGGAGGAGAGATGATCCCCTCAAATCATGTGCCCCAACAGAAAAGCGAGAGCTCCGACATCTAGCAATGGACACCATCACGGCGGGTCGTCCTCAAAACCCTAGGAGATGATGTCACAACGCGAGAAGCGAATCCTCGGAAACAGAACCGTTGAGAAGAACCATGGATGTTGTCGATTGAACTACAATGGAGGTCCTCGATGGTGAGCCTCGTCACCACTTTTCTCTCAGATCTGAGAGGAGAAGCTCAACACTGACCTTGAATCAAATCGAGGAGAAACCGACTGGACGAGACGAAGATGACGGGACAGAGACGGCGATGCGTCGAACGTTCCGGCGGATCTCGGTCTCAGATCTGACCCAGATCTGAGCTCAAACCGGTTCTCACAAGACAGATCCATGACGCCTAAGAGAATCCAACCCTTTTCGAACCTCGCCGAAGCTCCGGGGAAACCACAT
The window above is part of the Brassica napus cultivar Da-Ae chromosome C8, Da-Ae, whole genome shotgun sequence genome. Proteins encoded here:
- the LOC125591686 gene encoding germin-like protein subfamily 2 member 1, coding for MASPTSFLSIFLCLVAFLFITVSADPDMLQDLCVADLSSGIKVNGFPCKDAANVSSLDFFSQGIANPGLTNNTFGALVTGANVMTIPGLNTLGVSLARIDYAPGGLNPPHTHPRATEVVYVLEGTLDVGFLTTANRLISQSLKKGDVFAFPRGLVHFQKNNGRVPAAVIAAFNSQLPGTQSLGATLFGSTPPVPDEILSQAFQTTPRIVRNIKSRFQPKK